The following DNA comes from Deinobacterium chartae.
GGGGCTCCCTGGTCCGAGAATCCCAGCGTGGAGGGCATCCTCGAGGCATCCGCCCGGGGCGACGCCCGGGCCCGCGCGCTGCTGCGCGAGACCGCCACCCACATCGGGGTGGGGATCGCCAACATCATCAACATCGTGAACCCCGAGGTGATCGTGCTGCACGGCAAGGTTTTCGGGGCCGGGGAGGAACTGCTGCGCGGGGTGCGCCACGTGGTGGCCGACCGGGCCCTCAAGCTTCCGGCGCTCAACGCCCAGATCGTGATCTCGGACCTGGGCGAGCGCGCCGGACTGGCGGGCGGGGTGAGCCTGGTGGTGCGCCGCACCCTCGAGGCGCCGCTGGTGCGGCGCGAGAACGACCTGTACCTGTAGCGGTGAACCGGGCCGTGCCTTAGAGCGGAAAAGCCGTCTTCGGAAGGGCCTGCGTCCGTGCCGTCCGCGTGTACGGCGATCCGCCGCGCGGTCCGGTGGTCGAGGGTGCGGACGGGCCTGCTGCGCGAGACGGGCCGGTTGTGGAACTGCCGCGGCTCCGACCCGCAGGCCGCAGATGCGGGCAGGGGAGGGGAGCTGCGACTTGACGCACCCCGAAGGTAAGGGTAGTGTTTGGATAATTCAATTACTGTCATAACCCGCCGACCCGGAAAGGATCCGCATGCACTCTGTTGCCGAACTCGAGGCCGCCATGGCCACCCCCAGCGAGGCCCTCATCGAAGACCTGCGCCGTCTGGACGGCGACCTGCTGGTTCTGGGCGCTGCAGGCAAGATGGGTCCCACCCTCTGCCAGCTCGCCCAGAACGCCCTGAACGCCGCCGGAACCGGGCGCCGCGTGACCGCCGTGTCCCGCTTCAGCAGCCCCGGCTCGCGCGACGCCCTTGCGGCCCACGGGATTCAAACCCTGGCCTGCGACCTGCTCGACGACGCCCAGATCGACGCCCTGCCCGACTGCGAGAACGTGCTGTTCATGGTGGGTACCAAGTTCGGCACCAGCGGCAATCCCCACCTCACCTGGCGCAACAACGTGTACGTGCCCGCCCGCGTCGCCGACCGCTACCGCGCCTCGAGGATCGTGGTGTTCTCCAGCGGCAACGTGTACCCGTTCAGCCGCCTCGCGCACGGCGGGACCAGCGAGGAAACCGCGCCGGACCCGGTCGGCGAGTACGCGCAGTCGGTGCTGGGCCGCGAGCGCATGTTCGAGTACGCCGCCGCCACCTACGGCACCCGGGTGCTGCAGTACCGCCTGAACTACGCCATCGACCTGCGCTACGGCGTGCTGCACGAGGTGGCGCGCGCGGTGTGGGAAGGGCGGCCGGTCAACGTGCAGATGGGGGCCGTGAACGTGATCTGGCAGGGCGACGCCAACGAGGTGGCCCTGCGCGCGCTGCACCACGCCGCCAACCCCCCGAAGATCCTCAACGTCACCGGCCCCGAGACGGTCAGCGTGCGCTGGCTGGCCGAACGCTTCGGCGAACTGCTGGGCCTGCCGGTGACCCTCGAGGGGACCGAGAGCGACACCGCGCTGCTCAGCAACGCTTCGCAGGCGCACGAACTGTTCGGCTACCCGCGCGTCACCCTGCGCGAGATGATGCGCCTCACCGCCGACTGGGTGCGCCGGGGCGGTCAGAGTGCCGGGAAACCCACGCACTTCCAGGAGCGGCAGGGGAAATTCTGATGAGCCTGCCGCCCTCCACCGCCACCCCGGAGGCGCTGCCTCCCGAGGCGCTGGCGCGGGTCATCGCGTGGCGGCGTCACCTGCACCGCCATCCTGAGCCCAGTTTCGGCGAGCTGCAGACCGCCGCCTTCGTGCGCCGCACGCTCGAGGACCTGGGAGGCGGCCCGCGACAGCTCACCCCCAACAGCGTCACGCTGGACATCGGTGAGGGCGGCCCTGTGGTCGCGCTGCGCGCCGACATGGACGCGCTGCCGATCCTCGAGGAGACCGGCCTCGAGTTCGCCTCGCAAAACCCCGGGTTCATGCACGCCTGCGGGCACGACGCGCACACCGCCATGCTGCTCGGGGCGGCCGAGTGCCTGCTGCGCCGCCCCCCGGCCCACGGGCGGGTGCGCCTGATCTTCCAGCACGCCGAGGAAATCCAGCCGGGCGGCGCGCAGGAACTGGTGCGGCTCGGTGTGCTCGAGGACGTGCGCGCCATCGTGGGCCTGCACGTGTGGGCCCCGCTCGAGGCGGGCACCCTGGCCGTTCACACCGGCCCGGCCATGGCCTCCAACGACGCTTTTACCCTCACCGTGCGCGGGCGCGGCGGGCACGCCGCCTTGCCGCACCAGGCCACCGACGTGATCGCGGCGGCCGCGCAGGTGGTCGTGAACCTGCAGCAGGCCGCCGCGCGCGCACTCGACCCGCTCGAGCCCGCGGTGATCAGCGTCACCCAGTTCAACGGCGGGCACTCGTACAACGTGCTGCCCGACGCGGCGGTGCTGCGCGGCACCGCCCGCGCTTTCAGTCCGGCGCTGCGCGCCACGTTGCCCGAACTGATCGAGCGCGTGGCGCGCAGCGTGGCCGCCGCACACGGCGCCGAGGTGGAACTCGAATACCAGCACGGCTTCGCGCCGGTCATCAACGACCCGG
Coding sequences within:
- a CDS encoding NAD-dependent epimerase/dehydratase family protein, producing MHSVAELEAAMATPSEALIEDLRRLDGDLLVLGAAGKMGPTLCQLAQNALNAAGTGRRVTAVSRFSSPGSRDALAAHGIQTLACDLLDDAQIDALPDCENVLFMVGTKFGTSGNPHLTWRNNVYVPARVADRYRASRIVVFSSGNVYPFSRLAHGGTSEETAPDPVGEYAQSVLGRERMFEYAAATYGTRVLQYRLNYAIDLRYGVLHEVARAVWEGRPVNVQMGAVNVIWQGDANEVALRALHHAANPPKILNVTGPETVSVRWLAERFGELLGLPVTLEGTESDTALLSNASQAHELFGYPRVTLREMMRLTADWVRRGGQSAGKPTHFQERQGKF
- a CDS encoding amidohydrolase; translation: MSLPPSTATPEALPPEALARVIAWRRHLHRHPEPSFGELQTAAFVRRTLEDLGGGPRQLTPNSVTLDIGEGGPVVALRADMDALPILEETGLEFASQNPGFMHACGHDAHTAMLLGAAECLLRRPPAHGRVRLIFQHAEEIQPGGAQELVRLGVLEDVRAIVGLHVWAPLEAGTLAVHTGPAMASNDAFTLTVRGRGGHAALPHQATDVIAAAAQVVVNLQQAAARALDPLEPAVISVTQFNGGHSYNVLPDAAVLRGTARAFSPALRATLPELIERVARSVAAAHGAEVELEYQHGFAPVINDPGVVARVLEAARRVPGLRVRQDWPPCMASEDFSAYQAAVPGAFVFLGVGGAGYAPHHHPRFVLEEGALGGGVRLLEEAARELLTQVAAGTGQEG